Genomic DNA from Schistocerca gregaria isolate iqSchGreg1 chromosome 4, iqSchGreg1.2, whole genome shotgun sequence:
CCACTTTTTCTGTGATTCGTTTACATGTACATTATATTTATCGgtttcagtcccattcggataatacgatcgtggtgcgtcgttttttatttcgtattttaaCAGTAAAGGGTGTGGGATTCAAATATGTACCCAGACACGTATCTAAAAACAAATAATTACCTAACTCTTTCGAGCTGATAATTACAACTTTGACTAATCCGTCGTACCTGTTCCTCGTATTTAGTTAGATTGTCTTGCTTAATAAAATCATAGCTTCTGGTGGCCGAATTAGTGTCTCTTGGTATCTCTGTGCTTTCACTGTTGTTGCAGGCATGTACTattctattttgtctaaaactgacatggtgagaccgtggctgtgtacaattaatgtaggttaattcttagaaagaagaaaacagcaatttctctttggtgtgtgtgtgtgggggggggggggggaggctttgcacaatatggtgatgtacaaattgcgtaagtgctggatatattgtgaaatattcgaaaaatacaatcctgcaacttcgcaacaaaaccgCGCGGATTTTTCGACGGCAACAACTCACCAAAAATTCTTCGCCACAGTGGAAAAATAAAAATCGGaagcggacgataatgtaaagtgtatcttgaaaatcatgtgaacagccgtctgatgatgaacttgccagttcgaaaccggtaacgtcgCTATGTACCTAaacaaatagcagtattaatagtggctggttgctgttttcttctttgtaagaactaACCTACATTAAATGTACTACTCTCTCTAGAGTTTGATGTTGATAATGACAAGCAACGTGCCCGCGATGTGTTGCAGCGACAGCACGACGCCTCCGCCGGTGACCGCGCTGTCGCAGGCGCCGGCGCCGCAGGCCGGTGTGACGGCgggggcggctgcggcggcggtggcgggggcGGCCGTGGGCGGCGAGTCCGCGGGCAGCTCGGGCCCGGAGCCGGGCACGCCGCTGTCGTGCGGCTGCGCCAGCTGCTTCAGCTTCGAGTACTACCTGCACTCCCAGTACCTGCACGCCGCCTCGCCCGACGCTTTCCGCCGCCGCTCGCACTCCGACTCCGACCTGCCGCTATGGCTCGACACGCGGGAAATGGTACGTCGCCGCCCGCCACTGCACGCTGCTGCGGCCTGCTTCAGCCCATCCCACCCCACCAGACTCGTTTCGCGCGCTCGCTCCTGCTGACCAGAGAGCACTTCAAGTGAGCGGCTAAAGAAAGAAGTACACAAATGTTCAGAGAAAGACAGGAATGTAAATCACCTAAAAACGAAATAATTAAAAGCGCCGGGCTGCCAAGGCGAAAGActgcacaaaaaatgtgaagaaatggtaacGGAAATGGGAGTGGCTCAACGTATAGAATATTAGtctgaatttaaaagggctttggaacaCTTAACAACGGATGAGGCAGAACGGATAGACAACATATAATTTATACCCGGAATGGTCTACAGTTATTACGTTTGTTTTTATCACCGATTTTAAAGGTAGATGTTACTTTGAGTTTTAGCCAGTCTTTTGTTACCTGCTTAGTTCTCCATCGATTATTAAAATTCGAGAAAAATTTTAGACGTAAGTAATTTCAAAAGGACAATAACGAAAAACTTGACAGTGGCAACAAAGCAGAAATTGGAGTAAAATACACAGGATATAAAaatagttatatgactggattcgtgatttcctatcagagaggtcacagttcgtagtaattgacggaaagtcatcgagtaaaataatgtgatttctggcgttctcaaggcagtgttataagccctttcctgttcctttctgCCTCGTGACTActtggtgttgggtgatgtccttaggttagttaggtttaagttgttctaggttctaggggactgatgaccatagaagttaactcccatagcgttctgagtcatttgaaccatttttttgcttttccTTGTCcatataaacgattcaggagagaacctgaacagccgtcttaggttgtttgcagatgtgctgtcctttatcgactagtaaagtcatcagaagattaaaacaaattgcaaaactatctagaaaaaaatatctgtgttgcacaaaaattggcaattgacactaaataacgaatagtgtgagctcatgcacatgagtgctaaaagtagtccgttaaacttcggttaatcgataaatcagtcaaatctaaagatggtaaatacctaggatttacaattacgaacaacttaaattggaaggaacacagaaaatgttgttgggaaggctaactgaagactgcgttttagtggcaccacacttcgaaaatgtaatagATATGCCAAGGACAACACCtgcactacgctcgttcgtcctctttaagaatactgctgcgtggtgtgggatccttactggataggattgacagagtacatcgggaAATTTCAAACAATCTACCCACgttttgtaggggagagagtgtcactgaaatgttagaGGAtttggggttgttgttgttgttgttgttgttgtggtggtttaccgtcctgagactggtttgatgcagctctccatgctaccctatcctgtgcaagcttcatcatctcccagtatctactgcagcctacatccttctaaatctgcttagtgtattcatctcttggtctccctctacgatttttaccctccacgctgccctccaatgctaaatttgtgatccattgatgcctcagaacatgtcctaccaactggtcccttcttctagtcaagttgtgccacaaactcctcttctccccaattctattcaatacctcctcattagttacgtgatctacccatctaatcttcagcattcttctgtaccaccaaatttcgaaagcttctattctcttcttgtccaaacaatttactgtccatgtttcacttccatacatggctacactccatacaaatactttcagaaaagacttcctgacacttaaatctatactcgatgttaacaaatttctcttcttcagaaacgctttccttgccattgtcagtcgacATGtttcatcttctctacttcgaccatcatcagttattttgctccccaaatagcaaaattcctttggggtagacatcattaaaacaaacgcgtttttagttgcggtggaatcttctcacgacatttcaatcaccaacaatcttctcaaaatgcgaaaatattttgacgacGCCAGCCTATATCGGGAGAAACTAtcactaaaataaaataagagaaattagagctcgcacggagagataAAAAtggtcgttttttccgcgcgctgcacgagattggattaatagagaattattggGAAGGtgactcgatgaaccctctgcagagAATTCATGTAAATGTAGAGTCAGACGAAACACTATTAACTTCGCCACGCGGGCTAGGGCATCTTGCCACGGTTCGGGCGGCTCCCCCCCTCGTTGGGGGTTGGAGTCCaccttcgggcataggtgtgtgtgttgtccttagcgtaagtttgtttaagttataaTAACTAGTgtataagcgtagggaccgatgatctcagcagtttgatcccataggaacctaccacgaatttccaaaaaaATTGCTACTAATTACTGGCGCTGTGATGGTAGTTGGTAATGTGGCGGTGGCGTGTTGCAGGCGGCACGGCGGCCAGCAGCGCTGTCGGCGCCGAGCAAGGGCGGCTCCCTGGAGTCGGAGGGCTCGGGCTCCCAAGACTCGCCGCTCGACCTGTCGATgaaggcggcgtcggcgtcggcgtcgacaTCCGCGTCGGCGTGGTCGTGCCACACGAGCAGCAGCACGGGCTCGTCGGAGCCCGGCACGCCCGCCGCCGTCGTGACGGCCGGCGGCGTCGCGGTGCCCGTGGTGCGCGGGGACGTGGCGTCGCCCACCACCATGGCGAGCGTCGCGGTGCGCTACAACCTGGAGGTGTCGCCCGTCGTCGAGGAGATGCCGCCGGGCGCCGACGTCGCCTACGTGTGCCCCGTCTGCGGCCAGATGTTCAGCCTGCACGACCGCCTCGCCAAGCACATGGCCAGCCGGCACCGCAACTCGGCgtcgggcggcggcgggggcggcgcgggcggcTCGTGCTCCGggtccggcggcggcggcggcagcggcgcacCCGAGCGCGCCTACCTGTGCGAGGTGTGCCGGCGCTCGTTCGCGCGCTCCGACATGCTGACGCGGCACATGCGGCTGCACACGGGCATCAAGCCGTACACTTGCCGCGTCTGCGGGCAGGTGTTCTCGCGCTCGGACCACCTGAGCACGCACCAGCGCACGCACACGGGCGAGAAGCCGTACAAGTGCCCGCAGTGCCCGTACGCGGCGTGCCGGCGCGACATGATCACGCGCCACATGCGCACGCACGCGCgaggcggcgccggcgccgcccccggccTCGGACTCAACCTGGTGCAGCCCAAGCAGGAGCTCGAGGAACCGGCCAGCCCCTCGCAGGCGCTCTCCGCGCTCTCCATGGAACCCGGCCTGCAGTAGCGCCGGCACCGGCACCGCGCTCACCCTCCTCCCGTGTCTCCGAGAGCCGCTCGCGACGGACGGACTGTGCGCCGATTTACCGGCTAGTGGTCACCGAGCATCATCTGGACGACTGCAACTTCGAGACGGCGCACTGCCAGGTTCAGGTGCTCGTCTCCGGGCGTTGCTGTGAAAAGTCATCCTCCGATTAACTGTATGCTGTGGGGACTACTCTTCTGTTTCTCCCAAGCTTCTAATAGGTATCAAAATGTCATTACTTGTACACCAATCTGCATCGCACCTAGAGTCAGTTTCAGAGAGCCTCCAGGAAAACATCTGTCCATCACGACGTCCACCTGTCGACACAGTGGCATACTGCACACTGTAGCATACTCCTGTGGCCCGGCGGGTGTCAACACGAACACGTCAGGGGCCTCTGCCAGACTTTCTACACCGTGGAGCCCAAGTGAACACTCTTTGGTGTGGAATATGAAACCGGGATTAACACTGAAATTCTACTGAAAATTCTATTCCCCGAACAGATTCCATTCTCCCCTTCGGTTCGCCAAACAATGGCACCATAGTACTCGTACGTCCATCAGCTCGACTGCTTGcaggcagtcttatctgtggcagCCGGTAATTGGAACTGGATCAACTTCGGAGCTGCCAGAAAATCACATCTGTCGCCGACGACTTCCACCTGTAAACACAGTGCTGGCACTGTGCGCACTTTTTCTGCGGCCACATGGATAGCAACATGAAAGCAGTTAGAAGCTGCGACACTTCCTACACCGCAAAGCCCAAGTGTACACTCGTGGGAAGGCAGTACGAGCCAAGTAGAGGCGATATCGATATCAAAAGCTGGGAGCCACAGCGATGATCAACACGAGCGCAGGGCTCCGCTTCCCTATAAAGTGCTGACAAAcaagtgttgcagagtggctgacgcGATGGAGGTGCAAGGACAATGTATACATCACATGAAATACTGTGAGGTGACTCTCGAGAGTCGGTAAGTACGGGAAGAGCATGTGGCCTCGGATGCTGCGGAGCGGCGGAGTGGGTGGTAGTATCGGCGTGTTTTGACGTCACTGTGGGGCGAGGCGACCAGCGTAGCGTGTCGTGGCTGCCGTGCCGTGCTCGGCCTCGGCCAATATCGATCTGGCGGCGGGCTGACGCTCGCACgcgtgtcgccgccgccgccgccgccgccgccacagcgGGCCATTATAATTAGAACGGCGGAACAGACGACAATTCTTTACCTGAGCGGGGCTCGAACGGGCACGCGGCCAGCAGGTGGGGCCGCGATCGCCAGCGCTATTAAAAACTGGCTGCGCCCGACCGGCGGCTGCCCACGCCtcgccgccccccctcccctccccctcccctcctccgccACGCTTCCCGGCCGCTGCAAGTACGTGTCTGGACACCCGCACCTGTTATTGTTACAAACTACTGCACTTCCTCCGTACTGCCGGCGGCGGAAATAATCGAGGGACGGGAGCTTTTTGTAAATGCTTTGCTGGTCTCTAAGAGGCCCGTCTACTtgtaaaaattgttgttgttgttgttgttgttcttgttattcttattgtcTGACAGGTGAGACCTCGAGCTGCCCTCGTACGATGGCGTTCTTGCGCCTCATTACACTTTTCATCTCGTTTATTGAGGGGATATTTGGAAATTAAAATACTCACAACTCGAGTTCTCACATTTCGTCCTTTGGCGTCTCCAGCGGACACTTGCCAATCCTTTTGCCCAACAAAATGATTGTCCCCATTGTATGTAGTCCAATAAGTACTGTGACCCTTCTGTGTTCGTACCTACTGCCCTGTTTACCTCTCGCATTGTCGAAGAATCTGTGTGTGTCACGCGAAGCAAGTGCCATACTGACTCGTTAACAAGTGTTGTAAATAAAGTTTCGTGTTGCGCTGGATTCAGCTCAGTCTTTTCCAGGACAAAACTTGTAAAGTCGAACATTCGCAGCCTAGAAGAGAAATACATTTGATTTTTTGAAACGAACTGATATGCGTCTGATTTGGAGCGGGAGAAATATCGTCTCTTATGGGGACAAGAGGCCATTACTCACTCGACTGCAATGTCCAAAGAAAGTAGGACTGCAGACTTTACAAGTAGATACTCCCTTTGCTGAGGCGGTTGAGTGGGATAGACTGAGTTGAGAATGCGAGAGATATGGGCATTAAGAGTGCCAGTCGATATGAAAAGTGCCAAGCTTATTCAGATGTAGATGGTAAAACCATGCATACAGCCAGCATATGAAAAGAAAGCAGAAAGTGCGAAACTTGCTAGTAATAACGGTCATGTGAAAATGCTGGGTGCTGCAAAATGTCTCTGAAGTGGAAGGcagaaatattacagaaatttataatattacagaaaaaaaacCATTATGGAAAGGCGAGAGCCATGATTTAGCAAAGTTGGGTGCTAATACGTTGTCTGGTACGGCTGACGGCTGTCTAACCTAGCTTGTAATGTTGGTGCGTATTGTGAAGATGCCAGTGTACAATTAAATGAGAGAAGAAAGACTGACGTGCTTTGTTTTCCAAATGGTCCCATCAGCCTAGTTGACACATCTCCAGAGTTTCGCATTTCCTTTTGAGAGCTGACCGCGTACTTAATTTTCACAGATTTTTGATATTCATCGAGTTCGTTACTGGCCATTGCACCAGTACACATTCTGTTGAATTTTCATGTGAATTGTTTCTTGGAATGATTTATAGCTTCGTTTGTCGAGTACCCATGCGTAGTAGTGCTTGTTTTTCATTTAAAAAGGAAGAAATCTGTTACTCGTCATTTTCATGTTTCGTCGCTGTTCGGcaataaactttaattttaaatcgaCTTTTGAAgacaattattgtcttttttgccccTTGTTTTTCGCGCTGAAGTAgcgcgttttaatttattaatattcttttgTTGACTTCTTTGTGTTTCCTATCGTAATCGAAGTTGGGTTTGAAGCGAGGAGTTGCAATTGCTAGTTTTGTTTTTATGCAGTACAAATGTTTGtgttttgtgatagtctttttcaACATTTCCTTTTCTGTGGTCTTTGGCGTTTTAGTGATACTCAGGGATGCAAGGTTGTCGTGTAATTTTGCCCTTCGGTGCTTCAGTTGTCCACGAATGAGTTTGCTGTTCCTTTTTGCTGCAGATGACGAAGTTCCTCTGTCACTTTTCTAGTATTCGtgattggaaaaatattttttaggGTACCTAAGTATCAGAAACCAAACGTAGAGTGGTATGTCCTTATATAATGTTTCGTACTAAAACTAAAAGAATTAAACGGAATCGCATTTTCACCTCCTCTTCATATAATCGAAGCGAGTTTCTGCATACTTCAGCGAAGATTGTCATCCTTTGCTGGTAATGTCAGAGGCTTTAGCTATGTGAGATAACTGCGTACTTGG
This window encodes:
- the LOC126267006 gene encoding zinc finger protein 629-like: MTMAEAAAEAAPAPAPDHRKQRKRKRLSAVVDQLALHNNNNNNNNNNNVPPSGANSPDCEDEDVFSDSTTPPPVTALSQAPAPQAGVTAGAAAAAVAGAAVGGESAGSSGPEPGTPLSCGCASCFSFEYYLHSQYLHAASPDAFRRRSHSDSDLPLWLDTREMAARRPAALSAPSKGGSLESEGSGSQDSPLDLSMKAASASASTSASAWSCHTSSSTGSSEPGTPAAVVTAGGVAVPVVRGDVASPTTMASVAVRYNLEVSPVVEEMPPGADVAYVCPVCGQMFSLHDRLAKHMASRHRNSASGGGGGGAGGSCSGSGGGGGSGAPERAYLCEVCRRSFARSDMLTRHMRLHTGIKPYTCRVCGQVFSRSDHLSTHQRTHTGEKPYKCPQCPYAACRRDMITRHMRTHARGGAGAAPGLGLNLVQPKQELEEPASPSQALSALSMEPGLQ